A window from Onychostoma macrolepis isolate SWU-2019 chromosome 07, ASM1243209v1, whole genome shotgun sequence encodes these proteins:
- the uacab gene encoding uveal autoantigen with coiled-coil domains and ankyrin repeats protein isoform X3, with amino-acid sequence MSRWLKCTSMYFNTDWNKYDDRLMKAVERREVDKVAAVLGKKGIIPTKLDVEGRSAFHLAASRGHLDCLNLILNHGVDVTAKDATGKNALHLAARNAQSLCVQKLLQHNCPVGNVDLQGRTALHDAVMAGCSSSVKLLCDSGASVNASDFDGRTPLVLATQMCHPHICQLLLERGSDITVRDKQNKTALILGCEYACKDAVDVLLKHGADVTAVDGFGHDSYHYARLSKNQELVSLVKNYLDSATKAKEAAKMEQKKRQLQSVEMVSETSNRDKIIQDLEKKNESQQETLKKFHQEQRTLLDKVNMLQQQLSQEKSTVEDIHKEREQLKRLLSAKETEEGARAMETVRVQQRSHLGDYPGQSVIKGKDNVLVRQSHSLDSAQILQPTGPSRSVARPLELSRPVAGDPESLRQELECVRRQQEAAQEEVGRLQKALACKSQECEELTRKCETTKRESDQQIHELEEAMGDVQKRMIDSEAKVKQLQAHVVAVKEHLSNQVVDDLKAQLNEVKGKYEGASAEVGRVRNHLKQSEKALEEYKKSEGLLAVEVERLTAELSVMREDHKNMEGQVKTVDARLTSMVPGEKFDNMKNLLTNAVDEKELQLAELREDYDRVLEEVAELHRAMDDRQTVPLQEHERVRAALEEQSSSLKKKLADVTAKCQSLICEVEEGEDERELLREELQELGNNMKTKFVTLENHEEVKRSMGLAVEELRVRLAEETEKRKQAEEQLQRLQEEKTSLCENIANLRSMYIPCERYESEMAALTEHNTELERDLNSLQDQYQEKVNELEILAAEKLSLKRSFDIEFVTKNERERVQAELNEALEKAKIEIAKLQDDYRVRYEELQKAKEGNAMLKEEFENVQAKLENDYISLVEHETLKSTMSKALSEAEGRARDAYSKYQCAQESASKLHEEIEAQKKELDTIQEALQTKFVPLTAIEEKELHFNTALKDLAEKLAEMQELYNDEKTKGECQRQENEKLKDEMASLQQKLQTGLVSSEKYKEVEDLCKGQVEELSLKLMELEQQYKEVTIQRAELEEKNALCNSDIQSLQKKLNSEYIHLEQFEAMQSSLSGSLQEAQKECKCLREAHRLEVQRVHELEKQLQSQSCDEAQYSQVREALEREVNELRLALREEEETSAQRAEDVATLQTELLRATHALDNLRSHEEQVTELRAEKQKLEEGVRELGDRLSGLDEQYEDLYRETTRAREGEKRARAETEALQVKSASIEKEIRDLKERYEESMSTIGELQKRIQASTEQTELKDKRITELLADVERLKQALNGLSQLAYAGNTPNKRQTQHIDTLQAQVKSLQQQLADAERQHREVVSIYRTHLLSAAQGHMDEDVQAALLQIIRMRQVTAADCVS; translated from the exons CACAATTGCCCAGTGGGAAACGTGGACCTGCAGGGAAGAACAGCCTTGCATGATGCTG ttatggCCGGCTGCTCCTCCAGTGTGAAGCTGCTCTGTGACAGCGGGGCATCAGTTAATGCCAGCGACTTT GATGGTCGGACTCCATTGGTGCTTGCCACTCAAATGTGTCATCCACACATCTGTCAGCTGCTGTTAGAACGAGGAAGTGACATCACAGTCAGAGACAAACAGAACAA AACAGCATTGATTCTGGGCTGCGAGTATGCGTGTAAGGATGCTGTGGACGTTTTGTTGAAACATGGTGCTGACGTCACTGCTGTGGATGGTTTCGGCCATGACAGTTATCACTATGCACGGCTCAGCAAAAACCAGGAGCTTGTCTCTCTGGTCAAGAATTATCTGGACAGTGCCACAAAAG CAAAAGAGGCTGCCAAGATGGAACAAAAAAAGAGACAG TTGCAATCTGTGGAGATGGTCTCTGAAACCTCTAACCGTGATAAGATCATACAG GACTTGGAGAAAAAGAATGAGAGCCAACAGGAGACACTAAAGAAGTTCCACCAGGAACAGAGAACGCTGCTCGATAAAGTTAACATGCTTCAGCAGCAACTCAGTCAG gaaaaGTCAACAGTGGAGGACATTCACAAGGAG AGAGAACAGCTGAAGCGTTTACTTTCTGCCAAAGAGACGGAGGAAGGAGCCAGGGCCATGGAGACTGTGAGAGTCCAGCAGCGGAGCCATTTG ggAGATTACCCTGGCCAGTCTGTGATCAAAG GAAAAGACAATGTACTAGTGCGACAGTCACACAGCCTGGATTCTGCTCAG ATCTTGCAGCCTACAGGACCATCTCGATCCGTTGCTCGACCTTTGGAGCTTTCTCGGCCAGTGGCTGGTGATCCTGAGTCACTTCGTCAAGAGCTTGAATGTGTCCGCAGACAGCAAGAGGCTGCACAAGAGGAGGTGGGCCGCCTCCAAAAAGCTCTAGCATGCAAGTCACAGGAGTGTGAGGAGCTGACTAGGAAGTGTGAGACCACCAAACGCGAATCGGATCAGCAGATACACGAGCTGGAGGAAGCCATGGGAGATGTGCAGAAGCGAATGATAGACTCTGAGGCAAAGGTGAAACAGCTTCAGGCTCATGTGGTGGCAGTAAAGGAGCATCTCAGTAACCAAGTTGTTGATGACCTCAAAGCACAGCTGAATGAGGTGAAGGGAAAATATGAGGGTGCTTCTGCTGAGGTTGGACGGGTCAGGAACCATTTAAAGCAGAGTGAGAAAGCTTTGGAGGAGTATAAGAAAAGTGAAGGGCTTCTTGCTGTGGAGGTTGAGAGGCTCACTGCAGAGCTGAGTGTGATGCGAGAGGACCATAAAAACATGGAGGGTCAAGTGAAGACTGTGGATGCCAGGTTGACCTCAATGGTTCCAGGAGAGAAGTTTGACAACATGAAGAACCTCCTTACCAATGCTGTAGATGAGAAGGAGCTACAGCTGGCTGAGTTAAGGGAAGATTATGATCGTGTGCTGGAGGAAGTGGCAGAGCTCCACCGTGCAATGGACGACCGACAAACTGTACCCCTGCAAGAGCACGAGCGAGTCCGGGCTGCTCTGGAGGAGCAAAGCTCATCCCTGAAGAAGAAACTTGCAGATGTCACTGCAAAGTGTCAGTCATTGATATGTGAAGTGGAGGAAGGTGAGGATGAGAGAGAACTGCTCAGAGAGGAGCTGCAGGAGCTCGGCAACAATATGAAGACCAAGTTTGTGACCTTGGAAAACCATGAGGAGGTGAAGAGGTCTATGGGACTCGCTGTGGAGGAGTTGAGGGTTAGGTTAGCAGAGGAGACGGAGAAGAGAAAACAGGCTGAGGAGCAGCTACAAAGGCTGCAGGAAGAGAAGACCTCTCTTTGTGAGAACATTGCCAATCTGAGGAGCATGTACATCCCTTGTGAACGTTATGAGAGCGAGATGGCTGCACTCACAGAACACAACACAGAACTGGAAAGAGATCTTAATAGCCTTCAAGATCAATACCAGGAGAAAGTCAATGAACTTGAGATTTTGGCAGCTGAAAAATTATCACTGAAGCGGAGCTTTGACATTGAGTTTGTCACAAAGAATGAGCGTGAGAGAGTGCAGGCAGAGTTAAATGAGGCTTTGGAGAAAGCGAAGATTGAAATCGCAAAGTTGCAGGATGATTATAGAGTTCGGTACGAGGAGTTACAGAAGGCGAAAGAAGGAAATGCTATGTTGAAGGAGGAGTTTGAGAATGTGCAGGCCAAGTTAGAAAACGATTATATCAGCCTTGTGGAACATGAGACATTGAAAAGCACAATGAGCAAAGCTTTATCAGAAGCAGAGGGAAGAGCTCGAGATGCCTACTCCAAATACCAGTGTGCTCAAGAGAGCGCATCAAAGCTCCATGAGGAAATTGAAGCACAGAAGAAAGAGTTGGATACTATTCAAGAGGCATTGCAGACAAAGTTTGTTCCGTTGACTGCTATAGAGGAAAAAGAGCTGCATTTCAACACCGCTTTGAAGGACTTGGCAGAAAAACTTGCCGAAATGCAGGAGTTGTACAATGACGAAAAGACCAAAGGGGAATGCCAAAGGCAAGAGAATGAAAAATTGAAAGATGAGATGGCATCTCTGCAGCAGAAACTTCAGACGGGGCTGGTGTCCAGTGAGAAGTACAAAGAAGTGGAAGATCTCTGCAAGGGCCAGGTGGAGGAGCTGAGTCTGAAGTTGATGGAGCTGGAGCAGCAATATAAAGAGGTTACAATCCAGCGGGCTGAACTAGAGGAGAAAAATGCATTGTGCAACTCTGATATCCAGAGTCTCCAAAAGAAACTGAACAGTGAGTATATCCATCTGGAGCAGTTTGAGGCCATGCAGAGCTCTTTGAGTGGCAGCCTGCAGGAGGCGCAAAAGGAGTGCAAGTGCTTGCGTGAAGCTCATAGACTGGAGGTCCAGCGTGTTCATGAACTAGAGAAACAGCTTCAGAGTCAGAGCTGTGATGAGGCCCAGTATAGCCAGGTTAGAGAGGCTCTGGAACGCGAGGTGAATGAGCTTCGCTTGGCACTGCGGGAGGAGGAAGAAACCAGTGCGCAGAGGGCTGAGGACGTAGCTACTCTGCAGACTGAGCTTCTCAGAGCCACGCATGCTCTGGATAACCTCCGCAGCCATGAAGAGCAGGTGACCGAGCTCAGAGCTGAAAAGCAGAAGTTGGAGGAGGGGGTGCGTGAACTTGGCGATCGGCTCTCAGGACTGGATGAGCAATATGAGGACCTATACAGGGAAACAACTCGGGCTAGGGAGGGTGAAAAGAGGGCGAGAGCAGAAACCGAGGCCTTGCAGGTAAAGAGTGCCTCAATCGAGAAGGAGATCAGAGATCTGAAGGAGAGATATGAGGAATCAATGAGCACCATTGGAGAATTGCAGAAGAGGATTCAGGCATCCACAGAGCAGACTGAGCTTAAAGACAAAAGG ATCACAGAACTGTTGGCAGATGTTGAAAGGCTGAAACAGGCTCTGAATGGCTTATCCCAGCTGGCTTATGCTGGCAACACGCCCAACAAGAGACAGACTCAACACATTGACACACTCCAAGCCCAGGTCAAGAGCCTCCAGCAGCAGCTGGCT gATGCTGAGAGGCAACACAGAGAAGTGGTTTCAATTTATCGAACTCATCTTCTCAGTGCAGCACAG GGTCACATGGATGAAGATGTCCAAGCTGCCTTATTGCAGATCATTCGAATGAGACAAG TGACAGCAGCAGACTGCGTCTCATGA